A DNA window from Allokutzneria albata contains the following coding sequences:
- a CDS encoding LacI family DNA-binding transcriptional regulator, translating into MRITRRVSQADIAKRAGVTQAAVSLILRDKATSIPEETRRRVLDVAHELGYRADPLARRLATGRSQLLGVFTYERVFTARHGGWYHPFLLGIEEEAERAGQDLLLFTSAATSGPIRSIYADGENKLRLVDAAVLLGRDEIPAELEQLVAEGYPFVFIGRRFLRGGREVPNVAPGYAAASQELADRLLDRGHRRISYLGSNPDLPATGDRLHGLREAIPGIAPEIVPLDAVKPSFVDTLLDRGVTAVVVEGMAYAEALRLAVEQRGLKVPDDLSIAVAGVAEDEDAGGFWAGFDIPGRRIGQVAVQRLLERLDGGEATTDTVECAERQGKSVVEARSR; encoded by the coding sequence ATGCGCATAACTCGCCGGGTGTCCCAGGCGGACATCGCGAAGCGCGCCGGTGTCACGCAGGCGGCGGTCTCGCTGATCCTGCGCGACAAGGCCACCTCGATCCCGGAGGAGACGCGCCGTCGCGTGCTCGACGTGGCGCATGAGCTGGGCTACCGGGCCGACCCGCTGGCCCGGCGGTTGGCCACGGGGCGCAGCCAGCTGCTCGGCGTCTTCACCTACGAGCGCGTGTTCACCGCGCGTCACGGCGGCTGGTACCACCCGTTCCTGCTCGGCATCGAGGAAGAGGCCGAGCGGGCGGGCCAGGACCTGCTGCTGTTCACCAGCGCGGCCACGTCCGGGCCGATCCGCAGCATCTACGCGGACGGGGAGAACAAGCTCCGGCTGGTCGACGCGGCGGTCCTGCTCGGCCGCGACGAGATCCCAGCGGAACTGGAACAGCTCGTCGCCGAGGGTTACCCCTTCGTCTTCATCGGCAGGCGTTTCCTGCGCGGGGGGCGTGAGGTGCCCAACGTGGCGCCCGGCTACGCCGCCGCGAGCCAGGAGCTGGCCGACCGCCTGCTCGACAGGGGACACCGCCGGATCAGCTACCTCGGGTCCAATCCGGACCTCCCGGCGACCGGGGACCGGTTGCACGGGCTGCGCGAGGCGATTCCCGGGATCGCTCCGGAGATCGTCCCGCTCGACGCGGTCAAACCGTCCTTTGTGGACACTCTGCTGGACCGCGGGGTCACCGCGGTGGTCGTGGAGGGCATGGCCTACGCCGAGGCGCTGCGCCTCGCCGTGGAACAGCGCGGACTGAAGGTGCCGGACGACCTGTCGATCGCGGTGGCGGGCGTCGCCGAGGACGAGGACGCCGGCGGCTTCTGGGCGGGCTTCGACATCCCGGGCCGGCGCATAGGGCAGGTCGCGGTGCAGCGGCTGCTGGAGCGGCTGGACGGCGGGGAAGCTACCACCGACACCGTCGAATGCGCTGAGCGACAAGGGAAATCGGTCGTGGAAGCACGGTCGCGGTGA